Genomic window (Paraburkholderia phenazinium):
GCTCAAGGCCGGCAAGGCCGCTGATCTCAACCAGAAGCCGGTCGGCACGGGCCCGTTCATTTTCCGCAGCTATACGAAGGACGCCACGATCCGTTTCGACGGCAATCCGGATTACTGGAAGCCGAACGACGTGAAGATCTCGAAGCTGATCTTCGCGATCACCCCGGATGCCGGCGTGCGCGTGCAGAAGCTGAAGCGCGACGAATGCCAGGTGATGAGCTATCCGCGTCCGGCGGACATCGCGCCGCTGAAGACGGAAACCAGCATTTCGATGCCGTCGCAACCGGGCTTCAACCTCGGCTACCTGTCGTATAACGTCCAGCACAAGCCGCTCGACAAGGTCGAAGTGCGCGAGGCGCTCGACATGGCGATCAACAAGAAGGCGATCATCGATTCCGTCTACCAGGGCGCGGGCCAGTCGGCCACCAATCCGATGCCGCCGACCCAATGGTCGTACGACAAGAACCTGCCGAGCCTCTCCTACGATCCGGAGAAGGCCAAGGCGTTGCTCGCCAAGGCGGGTCTCGCGAGCGGCTTCGACATCACCCTGTGGGCGATGCCGGTGCAGCGTCCGTACAACCCGAACGCGCGTTTGATGTCGGAAATGATCCAGGCCGACTGGGCCAAGATCGGCGTGCGCGCGAAGATCGTCACGTACGAGTGGGGTGAGTACATCAAACGCGCTCACGCGGGTGAGGACGACACGATGCTGATCGGCTGGACCGGCGACAACGGCGATCCGGACAACTGGCTCGGCACGCTGCTCGGCTGCGAAGCGATCAACGGCAACAACTTCGGCAAGTGGTGCTACAAGCCGTTCGACGATCTGATCCAGAAGGGCCGCACGACGATCGATCAGGGCGAGCGCACGAAGATCTACACGCAGGCCCAGCAGATCTTCGCGCAGCAACTGCCGTTCTCGCCGATCGCGCACTCGACGGTGTATCAGCCGGTGAGCAAGAAGGTAATCGATATGCGCATCGAGCCGCTCGGCTATGCGCGCTTCGACGGTGTTGGCGTGCAGTAAGACTGACGCAGTCCGTTTTTCGCACGGTTAGAAAACTGGTCGAAATGGTCCGGCGACCGGGGTGTCAAGCCCTCGTCGCCGGTTGTGTTTTCCGTTCATCAAGACCATAGGGACGAACCATGTTCCGCTTCGTTTTGCGCCGCATCGGCATGGTGATACCGACCTTCATCGGCATCACGATCCTTGCGTTCGCGCTCATTCACCTGATACCCGGCGACCCCATCGAAGTGATGATGGGCGAACGTGGCGTCGATCCGGCGATGCACGCCGCCGCGATGCACCGGCTCGGACTCGACGAGCCGCTGCCGATGCAATACGTCCACTATCTCAAGCGGGCAGTGCACGGCGACCTCGGGATGTCGATCATCACCAACACCAGCGTGATGGACGAGTTCCTCGCGCGCTTTCCCGCCACCGTCGAGCTGTCGATCTGCGCGATGCTGTTCGCGCTGGTCATCGGGCTGCCGGCCGGCGTGTTCGCGGCCTTGAGGCGCGGCACGGTGGTCGATCACGGCGTGATGGGCACCGCGCTCACCGGCTATTCGATGCCGATCTTCTGGTGGGGCTTGATCCTCATCATGCTGTTCTCGGTGAAGCTCGGCTGGACGCCGGTGTCGGGCCGCATTGCGGTCGAATACGACATTCCGCACGTCACCGGCTTCATGTTGATCGACTCGCTGATGTCGACCGATGAAGGCGCGTTCAGGTCCGCCCTGAGCCACCTGATCCTGCCGGCCATCGTGCTCGGTACGATTCCTTTGGCGGTGGTGGCGCGGATGACGCGCTCCTCCATGCTCGAAGTGCTGCGCGAGGACTACATCCGCACAGCGCGCGCCAAGGGTTTGCCGCCGGGGCGTGTGATCGTCGTGCATGCGCTGCGCAATGCGCTGATTCCGGTGGTGACCGTGATCGGGCTGCAGGTCGGCACGCTGCTGGCCGGCGCGGTGCTGACCGAGACGCTGTTCTCCTGGCCGGGCATCGGCAAATGGCTGATCGATGCGATTAGCCGGCGCGACTATCCGGTCGTGCAGGGCGGTATCCTGTTGATTGCCACACTCGTGATCGTCGTGAATCTGATCGTCGATCTGTTGTACGGCGTGTTGAATCCGCGCATTCGCCATACGAGGTAAAAGGACCATGCACCCCCACGCTCACATTCGTTCGCTTCCCCCCAAGGGGGCTCATGCCTCCCTTGAGGCGGCTCGGCGGGAGGCATGATGGCCGACATACAAAATACAGTCCCCACAGCAGTGACCCCACCGAGCGGCCGGGCACTGGCCGCCCGTGAATTCTGGGCCAACTTTTCCCGCAACCGCGGCGCGGTGGTCGCAGGCGTCATCGTGCTGCTGCTGATCTTCGTGGCGATCTTCGCACCGGTGATCGCACCGCACAGTCCGATCGAGCAATACCGCGACTACGTGAAGATCCCGCCCGCCTGGCTCGACGGCGGCAACTGGAAGTTCATCCTCGGCACCGACGAAGCCGGCCGCGACATGCTGTCCCGCTTGATGTACGGCGCGCGCCTGTCGTTCTGGATCGGCTTCGTCTCGGTGGTGCTGGCGCTGATTCCGGGTGTCGTGCTCGGGCTGATCGCCGCGTTCTTCGAGAAGTGGGCCGATACGCCGATCATGCGCATCATGGACGTGCTGCTCGCGCTGCCGTCGCTGCTGCTCGCGGTGGCGGTGGTCGCCATCATCGGCCCGGGCCTGATCAACACCATGCTGGCGATTGCCATCGTCGCGTTGCCCGGCTATGTGCGTCTGTCGCGCGCCTCGGCGCTCGGCGAGTTGCAGAAGGAATACGTGACGGCTTCGCGGGTCGCGGGCGCGGGCACGCTGCGTCTGATGTTTTCGCAAGTGTTGCCCAACTGCACCGCACCGCTGATCGTGCAGGCGACGCTCGGGTTTTCGTCGGCAATTCTCGATGCGGCCGCGCTCGGCTTCCTCGGCCTCGGCGTGCAACCGCCGGCGGCGGAGTGGGGCGCCATGCTGGCTTCGGCGCGCGACTACATCGACAACGCCTGGTGGATCGTGACCTTGCCGGGCCTCGCCATCGTGATCTCGGTGCTGGCGATCAACCTGCTCGGCGATGGCCTGCGCGACGCGCTCGACCCCAAACTGAAGCGGATGGCCTAGATGGAACAACCCCCACGCTCATTTCATTCGCTGTCCCCCGAGGGGGCCGGTCAGCCCGCTTCGGGCGGCCGTGCGCGTGCTGACCAGAAGTTACTCACCATCCGCAACCTCGCAGTGAATTTCAACGGCCTGCCGGCCGTCGACCGCATCAACCTGGACGTGGCGCCGGGCGAAGTGGTCGGCGTCGTGGGCGAATCCGGCTCGGGCAAGAGCGTGACGATGATGGCCCTGATGGGCCTGATCGATGCGCCGGGCAAGGTCAGCGCCGACGAGGTCACCTTCGACGGCAAGGATCTGCTGAAGGCCTCGCCGAAGGAGCGCCGCAAGATCATCGGCAAAGACATCGCGATGGTGTTCCAGGACGCCCTCACCAGTCTGAACCCGAGCTATACAGTCGGCTATCAGATCAAGGAAGTGCTGAAGCTGCACGAAGGGCTGCGCGGCGCCGCGCTGCACCAGCGCGCGCTCGAACTGCTCGACCAGGTCGGCATTCCCGATGCGAAGAACCGCATCATGTCGTTTCCGCACCAGATGTCGGGCGGCATGAACCAGCGCGTGATGATCGCGATGGCGGTCGCCTGCAATCCGAAGCTGCTGATTGCCGACGAGCCGACCACGGCGCTCGACGTGACGATCCAGGCGCAGATCATGGAACTGCTGGTGAAGCTGCAGAAGGAGCGCGGCATGGCGCTTGTGCTGATCTCGCACGATCTGGCCGTGGTGTCGGAAGTCGCGCAGCGCGTGGCGGTGATGTACGCGGGCGAGGTGATCGAGACCAACAAGGTCCCGGATATCTTCGCGGCGCCGCATCATCCGTACACGGAAGCGTTGCTGGCGGCGATTCCCGAACACAATGTCGGCGCGGTGCGTCTGGCGGCGTTGCCGGGCATGGTGCCGGGACGCGACGACCGGCCGAAGGGATGTCTGTTCGCGCCGCGCTGCAAGTATGTGGTGGACGACTGCACCAAGGCGCGGCCCGCGTTGGCGCCGTTGCCGGGCCTTGCTGATGCAACCGCGAACGCAACCGCAGACGCAACCCCGAACGCAGCCACGGAGGTAACCAGGGTACGCTGTATCAAGCCGCTGAACCTTACCGGCGACGCGAACGTCCACACTCACGGAGGCGCACGATGAATGCAGTACCCGAAACGCGCCGCCCGACGGAGCCGAGGGAGCAGGCGGGCGATCACGTACTGGTCGCCGATCAGCTGGCGCGGCACTACTCGGTGCGCCGCGGCATGTTTGGCCACGGCACGGTGAAGGCGTTGAACGGCGTGTCGTTTTCGCTCGACCGCGGCAAGACGCTGGCTGTGGTCGGCGAGTCCGGTTGCGGCAAGTCGACGCTCGCGCGTCAACTGACGATGATCGAAGGACCGACGGCCGGCCGTCTCCTGATCGACGGTGAAGATGTGGCCGGAGCCGACCAGGCGAAGATCGCCGCATTGCGCCGGCGCGTGCAGATGGTGTTCCAGAATCCGTTTGCCTCGCTCAATCCGCGCAAGACCGTCGAGCAGACGCTCGGCGAGCCGCTCGCCATCAACACGCAGTTGAGCGCGGGCGAGCGCGCCGAGCGGATCGCGCAGATGATGCGCACCGTCGGCCTGCGGCCCGAGCACGCCAAACGCTATCCGCATATGTTCTCGGGCGGTCAGCGTCAGCGCGTGGCGATTGCGCGCGCGATGATTCTCGATCCGCAGATCGTCGTCGCCGACGAACCCGTGTCCGCGCTCGACGTGTCGATCCAGGCGCAGATTCTGAATCTGTTCATGGATCTGCAGGAGCAGTTCAAGACCAGCTACGTGTTCATTTCGCACAACCTGTCGGTGGTGGAGCATATCGCTGACGATGTGATGGTGATGTACTTCGGCGGCGTGGTCGAACTGGGCGACAAGAAGCGGATCTTCACGAATCCGCGTCATCCGTACACGCGGGCGCTGATGTCGGCGACGCCGTCGATCTTCGAGGCGGATCGCAGCATCAAGATCAAGCTGCAAGGCGAGATGCCGTCGCCGCTTAGTCCGCCGTCGGGCTGCACGTTCCATCAGCGCTGTCCGTATGCGATCGAGCGCTGCCGCAGCGAGGAACCGAAGCTGCGTGAAGTGGATGGACGTCAGGTGTCGTGCCACCGCGCTGAGGAGGTGGGGGACGTGGATGCCTGAAGCGTTGGCGGCGCGTCGTCCTGCGCGCCGCCTGCGTGAAGGCGGCTGTCGCGCCGTTTTCGCGCGGCGCTGGCGAACGTGGCTGCTGGGATGCGCCGCGCTTGCCTGCGTCTTACCCGGTTCGGCTACGCCGGTCGCCACGGCTTACGCTGCGGGCGCGGCTGCGAATACCCCGGCGCAAAGCGGCAGGCCGGCGTTGCCGGTGCCTGCCGTGCCGGGGGCGCCTGGCCAGCCGCGCGCCACCTTGCCCGGTTTCAATCCTCCACCCGCGAACTCCGGCAACACGGCGAGCGGTCCGGTGCGCACGCAACCGGCGCATATGCCGTTCTACGTCGCGACGCGCGGCACCACCACCCTCTATATTCTCGGCACGCTGCATGTCGGCGATCCGGCCGACTATCCGCCGAACAAACCATTCCGTCCGCAGATTCTGGCCGCGCTCGCGGCCTCGCCGACGCTGGCGCTGGAACTGTCGCCGGACGACCTGCTGGTCTCGCAGGACGATGTGTCGAAATACGGCGTGTGCCGGAGCGAGTGCCTGCCGAAGTATTTGCCGGAATCGCTATGGCACAAGCTCGAAGTCCGCTTGCGCGGCAATCCGGCGGCGCTCGACGAGATCAAGCGAATGCGGCCGTGGCTCGCTTCGCTGCTGGTCGAAACCTACGACTCGTTGAGTGCGGGGCTGCAGACGGAATACGGCACCGAGGCGCAGTTGCAGAACGTCTATCTGCGCACGCGCGGCAAGATTGTCGGGCTTGAGACGCTTGGGGAGCAGATGCGCGCGTTCACGAGCCTGTCGTCCGCGCAGCAGCGCGAGATGCTGGCGCAGGACCTGGTGCAGACGCCGGCCGGCAACCTCGCGGATGTGCAGACCTTGCACCGGCTCTGGCAGGTGGGCGACGCGGACGCGATCGCCGCGTGGCAGGCGGCCAAGTCCGAGGTGCTGGCGCGCGACAAGCGGGTGTCCGATTCGATCGACAACAAGATTGTGTACGAACGGAACCGGCGTTTCGTCACGCGGATGCTGTTGATTGCCGGGCCGAACAAACCGGTGTTTGTGGCCGTGGGGGCCTTGCACCTCGGCGGCCCGAAGGGCGTGCTGCAGTTGTTGCGGCAGCATGGGTTTGTGGTGGAGCCGGGGTGAGGGGGGATTTTCGGACTTCCTTACTCTAAAGTAAGGAAATATCGAATCAGGAGGATGTATGGCATCCGCAACTCTCACCTCGAAAGGTCAGGTCACGATCCCGGCTGTCGTCAGAAGCGATCTCGGGCTTGGTGATGCGGCACAATCGTCCAAGGCGAACGCTTTGGTGGAGTCTCTTACTGTAGACGATCCCGGTTATGTGACCCAGGTTGCGCTTATTGAAGTTGTGTGGGTACTCGGGAGTCTTTATGCGGCAGACAGGGCGGACATTGCCAAAGTTGTCGAAACCCTGCTGCGTACGCGTGAGTTGGTGATTGAGTCCGCGGAGACCGTTTGGAAAGCGCTTCGGCTCTTCGCTTCGTCCAAAGCCGATTTTGCCGACTGCGTTATTGAGCGCACTTGCCATGATGCCGGGTGCGAATACACCGCGACTTTCGATGCGAAAGCCGCTAAGACAGCGGGCTTGCGCTTAATCAAGTAGCGCCCTTGCCACGCCCTCAACCACCGGCGTCCAATCCCCCAGCACCGCTTGCCTGAACAGACGCGCGTTCGGATACCACGGCGAATCGCTGCGATGTTCCAGCCAGCGCCAATCGGAGTTGGCCGGCAGCATCACCCACACCGGCTTGCCCAATGCGCCCGTCAGGTGAGCAACACCGGTATCCACGGCGATCACCAGATCGAGATTCATCACCAGCGCGGCGGTGTCTGTGAAGTCGTGTAGATCGGCGGTGAAATCGTGCAGGCGGAAGTCGGGCGGCGCATCCGCAAGTTGTGTTTCCGACGGCCCTTTCTGCAGCGAGAACCACGCCACACCCTCCAGCTCGCGCAGCGGCGCGAGGTCTTCGAAGCGCATCGACCGATAGCGATCGTTGCCGAAGGTCGGACTGCCGGCCCACACCAGGCCAATCTTGCGCCGCGAGCCGGCGGCCGTTTCCACGCGTTCGCGCCAGGTGTGCATCCTGGCGTCATCGGCGAACAGATACGGCACGTCCGCAGGAATCGTCGACAGCTCGGTCCCGACACACGACGGCACGCTCATCAGCGGTACCCAGAAATCGTACCGGCCCTCGGCCTTGCCGATACTCCACGCGCGATGCACGCCCGGCACCTGTTGTGCCAGCGGCAGCAGCGGCTCACGGACGCACACATCGACCGTCGCACCCAGCTTCTCGAGCACGCGGGCAAAGCGCAAGAACTGCATCTGATCGCCAAAGCCCTGGTCACCCACCAGCAGGATCGCGCGTCCTTCGAGCGGTTCGCCATGCCACTCCGGCACATCTTCCACCGCAATCGCCGCGTAATCCTGCGGACGCCAGCGCTTCGCAAACTCTGCCCAGCCTTGCGCGTAGTCGCCTCGCTTGAGCAGCGTCCAGGCGAGATTCTGATGCGCGTCGACATACCCAGGGTCGAGTTCGAGCGCACGCCGATAGAACACCTCTTCCTCGTCGAGGCGGCCCTGCGCACCGAGCGAGCCACCCAGGCACACCAGATTGGTGGGATTCGGCTTGAGCGCGACGGCGTACCGGTACTGCTGCTCGGCCTCGGCATAGTTGCCCAGCTTGCCGACCGCGCTGCCCAGATTGATGTGCGCATTGGCAAAGCCAGGCCGCAATTCGAGCGCGCGCCTGAAGCGGACGATGGCCGCCGCGCTGTCGCCTTTCGCCGTCAGCGCATTGCCTGCATTGAAGTGCGCGTCTGCCGAGTACGGATCGAGTGACAGCGCCTGCTCGTAGCAAGCCAGCGCCTCGTCGTAGCGGTCGAGTTTGGCGAGCGCGGTGCCAAGATTCAGATGTGCATCGAGCATCGAAGAGTCAAGCGCCAGCGCCTGACGATACTGATGCACGGCGCCTTCCAGTTCACCTTGCGCCTGCAGGGTCACGCCGAGGTTATTGCGTGCGTCGGGGAAGTCCGGCTGGAATTGCAGCGCTTGCCAATAACACCGGCGCGCTTCTTCGTGCAGCCCAAGCGCCGCGGCGACAAGGCCGCGGTTGCTCCAGCAGGCCGCATTGGTGGGCTCGAGTTCGAGCGCGTGATCCAGCAGATCGGCTGCGGCCGCGTGGTTGCGCCGCTGGTGCTGCAGCACGCCGAAGTAGTGCAGCGCTTCCGTGTGAATCGGGTTGATTGCCAGCGCTTCCTGATAGAGCGGCGCGGCTTCGTCGAGTTGCCCCGCGCGATGCGCGTGGAGTGCATTGGCAACGAGGGCGGCGAGGTAGGACGGTGAGTCTGCGTCGTGCTGCGCGTCACCGGTATGAGGATGCTGTTCCATGAAAACCTGCTTCAGGACGCCGGCGGCACGCGTGCTGCGCGACGCCGGCTGGTGGATGAGAAGACGTCCACCAGCTTAGGTCTCAGGCTTTGCCGCTTCGATCAGACATATCCTAATTTAGCGCGACAGGTCGTCGCGGCGGGCGTTCCCATGGTACCGACCTGTCGCGAAAAGATGCGTCAGGCCGGCCGCGCGGGATGCGCTACAGAAACATCAGGAAGTTCAGCAAGAAGATGTTCACGACCAGCAAGCTCAGGGCCGTGGGCACCTGGACCTTGATCACGGCGTTCTTGTCCGGCAATTCGAGCAGTGCGACGGGGACCATGTTGAAGTTCGCGGCCATCGGCGTCATCAGCGTGCCGCAGTAGCCCGAGAACATGCCGATCGCGACCATTACCGCCGGATTGCCGTGGAACACGCCGACCAGAATCGGCACGCCCACGCCGCCCGTCATCACCGGAAATGCGGCGAAGCCGTTGCCCATCACCATCGTGAATACGGCCATGCCGATGCAGTACACGGCGACCGCCACGAACCGGTAGTCGAGATCGATATAGGCGGTCGTGACGTGCGCGACCGCCTTGCCGACGCCCGCATCGGAGAACACGAGACCGAGCATGCCGAGCATCTGCGGCAGCACCGCGGCCCACGACAACGCATCGACGAGGCGGCGCGCTTCCTTCATCGACTGGCCAACCGTATCGCGCGTCATCACGCAGGCCACGGCGAGGGCGATCACGCAGCCGATCCCGAAGCCGATCAGCGTGACGTTCTTCTGCTCGATCAGCGGCGTGCCGCCGAACGCCAGATGGCTTGCCGCCAGCGTGATCACGACGGTGACCACCGGAATCGTCAGCGCGGGCACGAACAGCTTGTTGCCGAGGCGTTTGGCGCTAGCCTGACGCGCTTCCAGCGACAGCACTTTCGGCCTGGCCGCGGTCACGCCGCCGAACCCGGCGATCAGCGCCATGGCGATCACCAGCACGCCGACCACCGAAGGCGGTATCAGGTCGCCGATCAGGAAAATCAGCGCGTACAGAATCCAGAAGCCGCCGGCGGTGAGGCGGCGCGGATGTTCCTTGTCGGTGAGGATCATGCCGCCGATGATCAGCAGCACAACCCCGAGCAGCCAGAACAGATAGTTGATGGTGAGCGTCATGCCTCGTCTCCCGTGGCCGATCCGGTCTGCGGCAGTGTGCCCGGCGTGTCCTTGCCGCGCAGTTCGCGGTCGAGCTTGCGGTCGAGCAGATACAGCCGGAAGCCGTGAATCAGGAACGCGCAGATCGCCGTGGGGATGCCCCATACGGCGACGTGAATCGGCTCGACCTCGATGCCCGCTTCGCGCAGGAAGGTGGTCATCAGCACGATGGCGCCGAAGGCGACGAAGATGTCTTCGCCGAAGAACAGGCCCACATTGTCGGTTGCCGCGGCGAAGGCGCGCAGGCGGTGGCGCACGGCGTCGGTGAGCTTGCCGTAGCGGCTCTCGGCCGCGCCTTCGGCCATCGGCGCGATCAGCGGACGCACCATCTGCGGATGGCCGCCGAGGCCGGTCAGGCCGACCGCTGCGGTGAGTTCGCGCACCAGCAGATAGACGATCAGAAGACGCCCGGCGGTGGCCGCCTTGATGCCGGCGATCCAGGTCTGGGCCCGCTCGCGCAGGCCGTGCCGTTCCAGCAGACCGATCACGGCGAGCGGCAGCAGGATGATCAACGGGATGTTGCGGGTCTTGATAAAACCCGTGCCGATGGCGGCGAGGATTTTCTCGGGCGGGAAGTGCGCGGCCAGCGCAGTGACGATAGCGGCGGCGGCCACGATCAGCATCGGATTGAAGCGCAACACAAAACCGATGATGATCACGGCCACGCCGATAAGCGGCCATAAATTGACTGCTGTCTGCATCAGGATCTCCAAACAGGGTTGCTAACCTTGCCGCGAATGGCGGCTAACGTGAGGCGGCGCATGGGGCGTGCCCTGCGCCGTCTTGCTGTGCGCGGCTCTGGTTGGCCGCGTCCGTCCACTGCAACTACCTTTGTGCCCTTTAGGCGTACTGACGTCTGCTGCTGCCTGCTGTGCTGCGGGTTCTCTGCTGCCGCCACTACTGCGCGGTTTTCTACCGCGTGACCTGCCTCGATAGACACGTTCGCTACCGCACCTGGCAAACGCCCCGCGCGGGGCGGGGCGTTGCTTGCTTTATGGCCGACCGTTGCGGGGCGCCCCGGTTGCCTGGCTTCAGGCGCGCGCGGCGTTGGCCGCATGCACTTCGATGCCGGCGCTCTCGAGCGCGGCGCGGATGCGGCGCGCAAACGCCAGCGCATGCGGGCCGTCGCCGTGCAGACAGATGGTCTGCGCGTTGAGCGGCACCCAGCGGCCGTCCACCGCCTGCACGCGTTGCTCGCGCACCATTGCGAGGGTGCGCGCAAGCACTTCTTCCTCGTCGTCGAGCAGCGCGCCCGGCTCCTTGCGCGGCACGAGCGAGCCGTCCGAGCGATAGCCGCGGTCGGCGAAGACTTCCTCGATGGCGATCAGGCCCGCTTCGCGGGCGGCCGTCACGAGGCCGCTGTTGGCGAGCGCGAACACCGCCACGGACGGGTCGAAATCGTGCACGGCGGAGACGATCGCATCGGCGATCTTCGGGTCGCGCGCGGCCTGGTTATACAGCGCACCGTGCGGCTTGACGTGCGCGATGCGTCCGCCTTCGGCCTGGGCGATCGCCGAGAGCGCGCCGAGCTGGTACAGCACGCCGGCGTAAATCTCGCTGGCGGGCAGGTCCATTTCCTTGCGCCCGAAGTTCTCCGGGTCGTTGAAGCTCGGATGCGCGCCAATCGACACACCCTTCTTGACGGCCCAGCGCACGCAGTCGTGCATCGCGTTCGCGCCGCCCGCGTGCCAGCCGCACGCAATATTGGCCGAGCTGACGAGGTCGAGCAGCGCCTCATCGGAGCCGCAGCCCTCGCCGAGATCGGCATTCAAATCGATTTCCATAATTTCCTCTACTTGGTCTTACAACGCTGCTAGCGCCGGCTGGCGTGCACAGCGTTCCTCATGCATCGTGATCGCG
Coding sequences:
- a CDS encoding DUF979 domain-containing protein, encoding MTLTINYLFWLLGVVLLIIGGMILTDKEHPRRLTAGGFWILYALIFLIGDLIPPSVVGVLVIAMALIAGFGGVTAARPKVLSLEARQASAKRLGNKLFVPALTIPVVTVVITLAASHLAFGGTPLIEQKNVTLIGFGIGCVIALAVACVMTRDTVGQSMKEARRLVDALSWAAVLPQMLGMLGLVFSDAGVGKAVAHVTTAYIDLDYRFVAVAVYCIGMAVFTMVMGNGFAAFPVMTGGVGVPILVGVFHGNPAVMVAIGMFSGYCGTLMTPMAANFNMVPVALLELPDKNAVIKVQVPTALSLLVVNIFLLNFLMFL
- a CDS encoding tetratricopeptide repeat protein, which gives rise to MEQHPHTGDAQHDADSPSYLAALVANALHAHRAGQLDEAAPLYQEALAINPIHTEALHYFGVLQHQRRNHAAAADLLDHALELEPTNAACWSNRGLVAAALGLHEEARRCYWQALQFQPDFPDARNNLGVTLQAQGELEGAVHQYRQALALDSSMLDAHLNLGTALAKLDRYDEALACYEQALSLDPYSADAHFNAGNALTAKGDSAAAIVRFRRALELRPGFANAHINLGSAVGKLGNYAEAEQQYRYAVALKPNPTNLVCLGGSLGAQGRLDEEEVFYRRALELDPGYVDAHQNLAWTLLKRGDYAQGWAEFAKRWRPQDYAAIAVEDVPEWHGEPLEGRAILLVGDQGFGDQMQFLRFARVLEKLGATVDVCVREPLLPLAQQVPGVHRAWSIGKAEGRYDFWVPLMSVPSCVGTELSTIPADVPYLFADDARMHTWRERVETAAGSRRKIGLVWAGSPTFGNDRYRSMRFEDLAPLRELEGVAWFSLQKGPSETQLADAPPDFRLHDFTADLHDFTDTAALVMNLDLVIAVDTGVAHLTGALGKPVWVMLPANSDWRWLEHRSDSPWYPNARLFRQAVLGDWTPVVEGVARALLD
- a CDS encoding DUF969 domain-containing protein; the encoded protein is MQTAVNLWPLIGVAVIIIGFVLRFNPMLIVAAAAIVTALAAHFPPEKILAAIGTGFIKTRNIPLIILLPLAVIGLLERHGLRERAQTWIAGIKAATAGRLLIVYLLVRELTAAVGLTGLGGHPQMVRPLIAPMAEGAAESRYGKLTDAVRHRLRAFAAATDNVGLFFGEDIFVAFGAIVLMTTFLREAGIEVEPIHVAVWGIPTAICAFLIHGFRLYLLDRKLDRELRGKDTPGTLPQTGSATGDEA
- a CDS encoding ABC transporter permease subunit; amino-acid sequence: MFRFVLRRIGMVIPTFIGITILAFALIHLIPGDPIEVMMGERGVDPAMHAAAMHRLGLDEPLPMQYVHYLKRAVHGDLGMSIITNTSVMDEFLARFPATVELSICAMLFALVIGLPAGVFAALRRGTVVDHGVMGTALTGYSMPIFWWGLILIMLFSVKLGWTPVSGRIAVEYDIPHVTGFMLIDSLMSTDEGAFRSALSHLILPAIVLGTIPLAVVARMTRSSMLEVLREDYIRTARAKGLPPGRVIVVHALRNALIPVVTVIGLQVGTLLAGAVLTETLFSWPGIGKWLIDAISRRDYPVVQGGILLIATLVIVVNLIVDLLYGVLNPRIRHTR
- a CDS encoding peptide ABC transporter ATP-binding protein, yielding MNAVPETRRPTEPREQAGDHVLVADQLARHYSVRRGMFGHGTVKALNGVSFSLDRGKTLAVVGESGCGKSTLARQLTMIEGPTAGRLLIDGEDVAGADQAKIAALRRRVQMVFQNPFASLNPRKTVEQTLGEPLAINTQLSAGERAERIAQMMRTVGLRPEHAKRYPHMFSGGQRQRVAIARAMILDPQIVVADEPVSALDVSIQAQILNLFMDLQEQFKTSYVFISHNLSVVEHIADDVMVMYFGGVVELGDKKRIFTNPRHPYTRALMSATPSIFEADRSIKIKLQGEMPSPLSPPSGCTFHQRCPYAIERCRSEEPKLREVDGRQVSCHRAEEVGDVDA
- a CDS encoding type II toxin-antitoxin system VapC family toxin, which codes for MASATLTSKGQVTIPAVVRSDLGLGDAAQSSKANALVESLTVDDPGYVTQVALIEVVWVLGSLYAADRADIAKVVETLLRTRELVIESAETVWKALRLFASSKADFADCVIERTCHDAGCEYTATFDAKAAKTAGLRLIK
- a CDS encoding ABC transporter substrate-binding protein yields the protein MKQNNLLRAARITTLVAAAAASMVGASVARAEIPNKTLVYCSEGSPAGFDPAQYTTGTDFTANTFTVYNRLVEFERGGTKVEPGLAESWDVSPDGKTYTFHLRHGVKFQTTAYFKPSREFNADDVLFTFTRMLDPTMPFNKAYPAQFPYFTDMGLDKLIAKVEKVDPYTVRFTLKEVNAPFIQNMAMEFASIQSAEYADSLLKAGKAADLNQKPVGTGPFIFRSYTKDATIRFDGNPDYWKPNDVKISKLIFAITPDAGVRVQKLKRDECQVMSYPRPADIAPLKTETSISMPSQPGFNLGYLSYNVQHKPLDKVEVREALDMAINKKAIIDSVYQGAGQSATNPMPPTQWSYDKNLPSLSYDPEKAKALLAKAGLASGFDITLWAMPVQRPYNPNARLMSEMIQADWAKIGVRAKIVTYEWGEYIKRAHAGEDDTMLIGWTGDNGDPDNWLGTLLGCEAINGNNFGKWCYKPFDDLIQKGRTTIDQGERTKIYTQAQQIFAQQLPFSPIAHSTVYQPVSKKVIDMRIEPLGYARFDGVGVQ
- a CDS encoding ABC transporter ATP-binding protein; translation: MEQPPRSFHSLSPEGAGQPASGGRARADQKLLTIRNLAVNFNGLPAVDRINLDVAPGEVVGVVGESGSGKSVTMMALMGLIDAPGKVSADEVTFDGKDLLKASPKERRKIIGKDIAMVFQDALTSLNPSYTVGYQIKEVLKLHEGLRGAALHQRALELLDQVGIPDAKNRIMSFPHQMSGGMNQRVMIAMAVACNPKLLIADEPTTALDVTIQAQIMELLVKLQKERGMALVLISHDLAVVSEVAQRVAVMYAGEVIETNKVPDIFAAPHHPYTEALLAAIPEHNVGAVRLAALPGMVPGRDDRPKGCLFAPRCKYVVDDCTKARPALAPLPGLADATANATADATPNAATEVTRVRCIKPLNLTGDANVHTHGGAR
- a CDS encoding TraB/GumN family protein is translated as MPEALAARRPARRLREGGCRAVFARRWRTWLLGCAALACVLPGSATPVATAYAAGAAANTPAQSGRPALPVPAVPGAPGQPRATLPGFNPPPANSGNTASGPVRTQPAHMPFYVATRGTTTLYILGTLHVGDPADYPPNKPFRPQILAALAASPTLALELSPDDLLVSQDDVSKYGVCRSECLPKYLPESLWHKLEVRLRGNPAALDEIKRMRPWLASLLVETYDSLSAGLQTEYGTEAQLQNVYLRTRGKIVGLETLGEQMRAFTSLSSAQQREMLAQDLVQTPAGNLADVQTLHRLWQVGDADAIAAWQAAKSEVLARDKRVSDSIDNKIVYERNRRFVTRMLLIAGPNKPVFVAVGALHLGGPKGVLQLLRQHGFVVEPG
- a CDS encoding ABC transporter permease subunit, with the translated sequence MADIQNTVPTAVTPPSGRALAAREFWANFSRNRGAVVAGVIVLLLIFVAIFAPVIAPHSPIEQYRDYVKIPPAWLDGGNWKFILGTDEAGRDMLSRLMYGARLSFWIGFVSVVLALIPGVVLGLIAAFFEKWADTPIMRIMDVLLALPSLLLAVAVVAIIGPGLINTMLAIAIVALPGYVRLSRASALGELQKEYVTASRVAGAGTLRLMFSQVLPNCTAPLIVQATLGFSSAILDAAALGFLGLGVQPPAAEWGAMLASARDYIDNAWWIVTLPGLAIVISVLAINLLGDGLRDALDPKLKRMA